One Xyrauchen texanus isolate HMW12.3.18 chromosome 44, RBS_HiC_50CHRs, whole genome shotgun sequence DNA segment encodes these proteins:
- the LOC127636781 gene encoding uncharacterized protein LOC127636781 isoform X1: MERRQHEETAEGFTTHQPKLSGPLALRNFTIPRKKRTSGEVLLEQCPEKSRDYNLIQSKLRDSRLDTCKDQANTWLWKDVRLVHNEELLRRFAEKRAEMRAKGRHGREMEERFCFFVASDQMTAQIYQHGLLVGSTVQHALGKPSHGVYLFKHVDVALKSTNNILSTKNLLIFKVLYGKVKKIAQSSDFNKTQDPTVGFDCHMFKDAVSHRDSLQQQVLGSSVFLFDFNENQELNERPRQCLPFAVVSFVSASSLIWTGPTISPVSPTILPVGSVHETVDHFKACTVAERRGKGDTATITFKHFSMPDYFVPDYTPQNAGIEALFQNMENTQSLNPKQHWIPASQDSTPNVDHTAFSQSLLAKEECLCNQILTTSSTNEGNDDKYDTIPQSPSMSKMSTIVYSSRLVKDPRLSRRETNQQIHFSKAETTFSTLGCEEIKCKPTPQTLEVNDVFAGTESVPKEPSHMDIKKDKRNKCCCLQSSTSKCGHSSKQKAETLPSMKLFKMKFQKYAEYFRLKEEQRHQKIWSLENMSLDQKQALMDRIHFYEVYFQKYKKGLLSQKVNETQQASSLSEREPKENLILHTTENTCKQNQSNVSQTKTYDASTDFAHREKCFRNIGNTDIHETNHPDKPKSSSVMLVEKKLDLLPENHQDYVDHSDGLVDTSGKLSELASDAQIVQFDPKQSQVPVTRHNIEGKMNHKIVCQSELSTCVVEDPVNESTPVVYFVEETSPESSLMYANNITSMEIASCVEVSSCEASENCSLNPTMEVTQVLNGQNQKGGTTCAEGSEISAELEMEENINYRELYTRLQLDQLLASKNGKHIFSTKAYLTPRVMGRPTNTIAKLKKDSKDHCKDIRIWEDLIVTLKANKTAAHTKQTRSLSDRFSKIKGLQTRLTGLMKGRNVRNSKVIQNPETQIASSEGYKKTGTHNCELIQLLAQRYNHAKYRSLRRQGKKKAHIRKQHSALSNFHSLRRTNYFKKRHFWKAKNCMKSTESSHKSVYSKETSDSSNSSSHASETVLTERKDNGPDPHTSHADCESQRLCIQGCQETNDYKRLLQNHCSPIISPTNKDLTPKPTEPHSQDSMDTNKKKPTEDVINSTPVMVDEVGQFKTSKNSSTQNKTLITHARMLNDSRTDYKSTILDKESMLQELTSETESVPLGRAEQKTMKKSMEDNAEATERLNLQECEVLETHSDMTISNAISNHTTNLQINMTPELKVMDTIHDKTEVDICCDVAMDNITFNETNASVETYLNFRCLDKGEMLANTPSNNPSTSTNKFTYSSVRSSNTEIKMAKGQGKALLETSSDSMHCVVEAFKCTSNNVVDLTADDPVSSGQCENASELTKSNETNLFGISISNTKHASTVIIKENGHLSRLEKNENCDKDSPETQLISKLRDYLTKFESTVKKQEAVNEDLKERPVAWITLDSTAHKQKLAEKGQYCTVNLPSHMPQGSDTITKGNSSEYPDTSAQTRLIPGSEYFQTGANVYLLAPAGSKRDRRSPQTRRTSRLESKTARSTSFTSVSPDSTSSLDTDKLKTSPLAWAQVNNRNDAPTENSTNAPNAQFRTQSKSTTRQQNPITCSQDSVNINRLCERKSQSNRPLDTIEIIYNGNVSSTFAESEYSVSDISNTLKMADQTTSLTKLRSLQSKCKSMLQYFISSFERDQKVPFNQSFVSRHLILEQYLDCPPAQVDLKYEAVNSFLELQMMMETWQFVENKINFLSGKPTFRSLLYYDPSLYGELYKGEVGFQQQSSLFASFQKVLVQEGYSKLQQYYTAVSSLHHQLHTSPGASYYMYLKSKRELLEAEAALRNLHDIKSFFLSVPMAAMINFGDNLESLERVHKVIMAFVETPSDQLPGTFDVGKAEHLSITCRYLQEKAFFIRSCKEMVSKVSWFGIEHLLYDASKVLIWQDMNNGVPSEVLKTYKSSNPQIIFGVTESGVTLENKVEQPPQSMGGEETPSQKQTNAARKRKGLQLSMSTQPSVAQNLIAEKEAAYKMAKRRVSYPPITPCNINNNGVNPLFKNIPPTCVENPTPYYALPQKPNPVHWGMDGSTTVDWNAPNLVSPSISHANSEIRSRLLSKKQVTLSRSDQRTSSADIQRAQWPSISAPQATFLEDSGVTYPRIERVKHQQTSTSPHCPVLSKEQVNQFTLAMTKPYPHFPLNTSSVPPPPLSLQNTMMHVPVPETITAISYPYFLLNGQTFTTGSTAAIHPDARYYPNAI; the protein is encoded by the exons ATGGAGAGAAGACAGCATGAGGAGACAGCAGAGGGCTTCACAACACACCAGCCAAAGTTATCAGGACCCCTGGCACTGAGGAACTTCACCATACCAAGGAAGAAACGGacctctggagaag TCCTTTTGGAGCAATGTCCAGAGAAGAGCCGAGATTACAATCTCATTCAGTCGAAACTGAGAGATTCCAGGCTGGACACGTGTAAGGACCAAGCAAACACATGGCTTTGGAAAGATGTTCGTTTAGTGCACAATGAGGAGCTTCTTAGAAGGTTTGCAGAAAAAAG GGCAGAGATGCGTGCTAAAGGAAGACATGggagagaaatggaggaaagattctgtttttttgttgcatCGGATCAAATGACAGCACAGATTTATCAGCATGGTCTACTAGTTGGCAGCACAGTCCAGCATGCCCTGGGAAAGCCATCACATGGAGTATATTTGTTTAAACATGTAGATGTTGCATTGAAATCAACTAACAATATATTAAGCACTAAAAATCTGCTAATTTTCAAG GTTCTGTATGGAAAGGTGAAAAAAATCGCACAGAGCTCAGACTTCAACAAAACCCAGGATCCCACAGTTGGCTTTGACTGTCACATGTTTAAAGATGCAGTATCCCATAGAGACAGTCTCCAGCAGCAAGTACTGGGTTCCTCT gtttttctgTTTGACTTCAATGAGAACCAGGAACTCAATGAAAGACCCAGGCAGTGTTTGCCCTTTGCTGTAGTTTCATTTGTTTCTGCCAGCAGTTTAATTTGGACTGGACCTACAATCTCACCAGTATCACCTACTATTCTTCCAGTTGGCTCAGTGCAtg AAACAGTAGACCATTTCAAGGCATGTACTGTGGCTGAGAGAAGAGGCAAAGGAGACACTGCCAccattacatttaaacatttcagcATGCCAGACTATTTTGTACCAGATTATACACCTCAGAATGCAGGAATAGAGGCTCTGTTTCAAAATATGGAAAACACTCAGTCACTCAACCCAAAGCAGCACTGGATTCCTGCCAGTCAGGATTCCACACCAAATGTGGATCACACTGCTTTCTCTCAAAGCTTACTGGCAAAGGAAGAATGCCTATGTAATCAAATACTAACTACTTCAAGTACAAATGAAGGAAATGATGATAAATATGACACAATACCTCAAAGTCCATCCATGTCCAAAATGTCCACCATAGTGTATTCTTCACGCTTGGTTAAGGATCCTCGTCTCTCTAGGCGAGAAACAAACCAACAGATACATTTCTCAAAGGCAGAGACAACATTTAGCACCTTAGGATGTGAGGAAATAAAATGCAAACCAACCCCTCAAACCCTGGAAGTAAATGATGTGTTTGCTGGAACTGAGTCTGTTCCAAAAGAGCCATCACATATGGACATAAAGAAGGATAAAAGAAATAAGTGCTGTTGTCTACAATCCTCAACAAGCAAATGTGGACATTCCTCAAAGCAAAAAGCAGAAACATTGCCCTCAATGAAGTTATTCAAAATGAAATTCCAGAAATATGCTGAATACTTCAGACTGAAGGAGGAACAGAGGCATCAAAAGATCTGGTCACTAGAAAATATGTCACTAGATCAAAAGCAAGCATTAATGGACCGCATACATTTCTATGAGGTTTATTTTCAGAAGTATAAGAAGGGGTTGCTATCTCAAAAGGTCAATGAGACACAGCAGGCGTCCAGTTTGTCTGAAAGAGAACCCAaagaaaatctaattttacacacAACAGAGAATACTTGCAAACAGAATCAGTCTAATGTGAGCCAAACAAAAACTTACGATGCTTCAACAGATTTTGCTCACAGGGAGAAGTGCTTTAGAAACATTGGCAACACAGACATTCATGAGACAAACCATCCAGATAAGCCAAAATCTAGTTCTGTAATGCTGGTAGAAAAAAAGCTGGATCTTCTACCAGAGAATCATCAGGACTATGTGGACCATTCTGATGGTCTGGTTGATACATCAGGAAAACTTTCTGAGCTAGCCTCTGATGCACAAATTGTGCAATTTGATCCCAAGCAATCCCAAGTGCCTGTAACTAGACACAACATAGAAGGTAAAATGAATCACAAGATAGTATGTCAAAGTGAGCTGTCCACATGTGTGGTAGAGGACCCTGTGAATGAATCTACTCCAGTTGTTTACTTCGTTGAAGAAACTAGCCCCGAATCATCCCTTATGTATGCAAACAACATCACTTCTATGGAAATTGCAAGCTGTGTTGAAGTCTCTAGCTGTGAAGCATCAGAGAACTGTAGTCTTAACCCCACAATGGAAGTAACACAAGTGCTGAATGGGCAAAATCAAAAAGGGGGTACTACATGTGCTGAAGGCTCTGAAATATCTGCAGAGCTTGAAATGGAAGAAAACATAAATTATAGGGAATTGTACACAAGACTTCAACTTGATCAACTATTGGCAAGCAAAAATGGAAAGCATATTTTCTCTACAAAAGCTTACCTCACACCCAGAGTTATGGGTAGACCTACAAACACCATTGCCAAGCTAAAGAAAGACAGCAAAGATCACTGCAAAGACATTAGGATTTGGGAAGATCTCATTGTCACTTTAAAAGCCAACAAAACTGCTGCCCATACGAAACAAACACGTTCTCTCTCTGATCGCTTTTCAAAAATCAAAGGCCTACAAACGAGGCTGACTGGCCTCATGAAAGGAAGAAATGTCAGGAACAGCAAAGTGATCCAAAATCCAGAGACCCAAATTGCCAGCAGTGAAGGATACAAGAAAACTGGAACCCATAACTGTGAACTAATACAACTATTAGCACAAAGGTACAACCATGCTAAATACAGAAGTTTGAGGAGACAAGGCAAGAAGAAGGCACATATCCGAAAACAGCACTCAGCCCTTTCAAATTTTCATTCTCTGAGGAGGACAAACTATTTCAAGAAGAGACATTTTTGGAAAGCAAAGAATTGTATGAAGTCAACTGAGAGTTCCCATAAATCAGTGTACAGTAAAGAAACATCAGACTCTTCAAATAGTTCTTCACATGCTTCTGAAACAGTCTTAACAGAAAGAAAAGATAATGGACCCGACCCTCACACATCTCATGCGGACTGTGAAAGTCAACGGTTATGCATTCAGGGTTGTCAAGAGACTAATGATTATAAAAGACTACTCCAAAACCATTGTTCTCCAATCATATCTCCTACTAACAAAGATCTTACACCAAAACCTACAGAACCACATTCACAAGATTCAATGGACACTAACAAGAAAAAACCAACAGAAGATGTTATTAATTCAACTCCAGTAATGGTAGATGAAGTGGGACAATTTAAGACATCCAAGAACAGCTCAACTCAAAACAAAACCTTGATAACACATGCACGTATGTTGAATGATTCAAGGACAGACTATAAGAGTACAATCTTAGACAAAGAAAGCATGTTACAGGAACTGACATCAGAAACTGAATCAGTTCCATTAGGCAGGGCGGAgcagaaaacaatgaaaaaatcaATGGAGGACAATGCGGAAGCCACTGAGCGATTGAATTTACAGGAATGTGAGGTATTAGAAACACATAGTGATATGACAATAAGCAATGCAATCAGCAATCACACAACTAAtcttcagataaacatgactCCCGAACTCAAAGTGATGGATACTATCCATGATAAGACTGAGGTAGACATTTGTTGTGATGTTGCAATGGATAATATAACATTTAATGAGACAAATGCTAGTGTAGAAACTTATCTAAACTTCAGGTGTTTAGACAAAGGCGAGATGCTGGCAAATACCCCAAGTAATAACCCATCAACATCTACTAACAAGTTTACTTATAGCAGTGTTAGGAGTAGTAATACAGAGATCAAAATGGCAAAAGGTCAAGGAAAAGCATTGCTTGAGACATCATCAGATTCAATGCATTGTGTTGTAGAGGCTTTCAAATGTACATCAAATAATGTTGTTGATCTTACTGCTGATGATCCAGTTTCAAGTGGTCAGTGTGAGAATGCTTCAGAACTCACAAAGAGCAATGAAACAAATTTGTTTGGGATTTCCATTTCAAATACCAAACATGCAAGCACTGTCATAATAAAAGAAAATGGTCATTTATCCAGACTggaaaaaaatgaaaactgtgaTAAAGACTCTCCAGAAACACAGCTCATTTCTAAACTAAGAGATTATCTGACCAAATTTGAGTCCACTGTCAAGAAACAAGAAGCAGTAAATGAAGATTTGAAGGAGAGACCAGTGGCGTGGATAACCCTCGACAGTACAGCACATAAACAGAAGTTAGCGGAAAAAGGCCAATACTGCACAGTGAATTTGCCCAGCCATATGCCTCAGGGGAGTGACACCATTACAAAAGGCAATTCCAGTGAATACCCTGACACCTCTGCGCAAACTAGGTTGATTCCTGGAAGTGAATATTTTCAAACTGGAGCCAATGTTTACTTACTAGCACCTGCTGGATCCAAGAGGGATAGACGTTCACCTCAGACCAGAAGAACCAGCAGGCTTGAATCAAAGACGGCAAGAAGTACCTCTTTCACAAGTGTCAGTCCTGACAGCACCAGTTCACTAGACACTGACAAACTTAAAACTAGTCCTCTTGCTTGGGCCCAGGTGAACAACAGGAATGACGCTCCCACTGAAAACTCCACCAATGCCCCCAATGCACAATTCCGGACGCAAAGTAAAAGTACAACAAGGCAACAAAATCCCATCACCTGCTCCCAAGACTCAGTGAACATAAATCGTTTATGTGAAAGGAAGAGTCAATCGAATCGACCTTTGGACACAATAGAAATCATTTATAATGGAAATGTGAGCAGTACATTTGCTGAGAGTGAGTATAGTGTCAGTGACATCTCAAACACTCTTAAAATGGCTGATCAAACAACCTCATTAACCAAACTTAGATCTCTGCAATCTAAATGCAAGAGCATGCTGCAGTATTTCATTTCAAGTTTTGAACGAGATCAGAAAGTTCCATTCAACCAATCTTTTGTTTCAAGGCATCTTATCTTGGAACAATATTTAGACTGTCCACCTGCACAAGTAGACCTGAAGTACGAAGCGGTGAACTCTTTCTTGGAGTTGCAGATGATGATGGAAACATGGCAGTTTGTTGAAAACAAAATCAACTTTCTGAGTGGAAAACCTACCTTTAGGAGTTTGCTTTACTATGATCCTTCCCTTTATGGTGAACTCTACAAGGGGGAGGTCGGCTTTCAGCAGCAGTCATCATTATTTGCTTCTTTTCAAAAGGTCCTGGTGCAGGAGGGCTATAGTAAACTGCAGCAATACTACACTGCCGTATCCTCTCTGCACCATCAGCTCCACACATCCCCTGGTGCATCTTACTACATGTATCTGAAAAGTAAACGTGAGCTGCTAGAGGCAGAAGCAGCACTCAGAAATTTGCATGATATTAAAAGCTTCTTTTTGTCAGTACCTATGGCTGCTATGATCAACTTTGGAGACAATTTGGAAAGTCTGGAAAGGGTCCACAAAGTTATAATGGCTTTTGTGGAAACACCATCGGATCAGTTGCCAGGGACTTTTGATGTGGGCAAAGCAGAGCATCTGTCTATAACATGCAGATATCTccaagaaaaagctttttttattaGGTCCTGCAAAGAAATGGTCAGCAAAGTGTCATGGTTTGGTATAGAGCACCTTCTTTATGATGCCTCTAAGGTTCTTATATGGCAAGACATGAATAATGGTGTGCCAAGTGAAGTTCTTAAGACGTATAAGAGTTCAAACCCACAAATTATTTTTGGGGTAACAGAGTCTGGCGTCACTCTTGAGAATAAAGTGGAGCAGCCTCCTCAATCCATGGGTGGAGAAGAGACCCCATCTCAAAAACAAACCAATGCTGCTCGGAAACGCAAAGGTTTACAGTTATCGATGTCTACTCAACCCTCTGTTGCACAG AACTTAATTGCCGAAAAGGAGGCAGCTTACAAAATGGCTAAAAGGAG GGTATCTTATCCACCCATAACACCATGTAACATAAATAACAATGGTGTGAATCCACTGTTCAAAAATATTCCTCCAACCTGCGTTGAGAACCCAACACCTTACTACGCTCTTCCTCAAAAACCCAATCCTGTTCATTGGGGTATGGATGGCAGTACTACCGTAGACTGGAATGCCCCAAACTTGGTGTCACCTTCAATATCTCATGCAAACTCTGAAATAAGGTCCCGTCTTCTGTCTAAAAAACAAGTGACTTTATCACGCTCTGATCAGAGGACATCTTCAGCAGATATACAGAGAGCTCAGTGGCCTTCCATCTCAGCTCCTCAAGCAACTTTCCTTGAAGATTCTGGAGTTACATATCCAAGGATTGAGCGTGTGAAACATCAACAAACTAGCACTTCACCACATTGTCCTGTGCTCTCAAAAGAACAAGTTAACCAGTTCACTTTGGCCATGACAAAGCCCTATCCACATTTTCCTTTAAATACATCTTCTGTTCCTCCTCCCCCTCTTTCACTCCAGAACACTATGATGCATGTCCCTGTGCCTGAAACGATTACAGCAATTAGTTACCCCTACTTCCTTTTGAATGGACAAACATTCACCACAGGTTCCACTGCAGCCATTCACCCTGATGCTAGATACTATCCTAATGCCATTTAG